In the Natronobacterium texcoconense genome, one interval contains:
- the nirK gene encoding copper-containing nitrite reductase, whose product MSPTDHNKRRRRFLQTVGVAGAAALAGCFGDSGTDADDSGSNGNSNSNGNVELPPPEEPEVDTIAADPTDVPDPVDWDSPRTHEIRIQTEEYVAEIEPGVTTRFMTFEGQVPGPMYRVRVGDTVRLTFDVPEDLNRDVHNIDFHAVYGPGGGAVDTTIAPGEGEETIEFQATYPGAHIYHCAPGNHDQHISLGMFGTILVEPEDGLPEVDREFYIGQHELYLEGETGQEGHHAFDFDEAASEDPTYVLFNGEVGRFTEDGAAGPLHAEVGETVRVFWCNGGPNLTSGPHPIGNVWTEWYRDGDVLSDPAQYVEGTAQAAGTTAFGTMDMEVPGPIFLVDHALSRVNRKGLMATINVEGEEDPDIYNPDP is encoded by the coding sequence ATGAGCCCGACCGATCACAACAAACGACGACGACGGTTCCTGCAAACGGTGGGCGTGGCTGGTGCAGCCGCTCTCGCCGGTTGTTTCGGAGACAGTGGCACAGACGCCGACGATTCGGGAAGCAACGGTAACAGTAACAGCAACGGTAACGTCGAACTGCCGCCGCCGGAAGAGCCAGAGGTCGATACGATCGCTGCCGATCCGACGGACGTTCCGGATCCGGTCGACTGGGATTCGCCGCGGACTCACGAGATCCGGATCCAGACCGAAGAGTACGTCGCCGAAATCGAGCCGGGTGTCACGACTCGGTTCATGACCTTCGAGGGACAGGTCCCCGGTCCGATGTACCGAGTGCGGGTCGGCGACACTGTCCGCCTGACGTTCGACGTCCCCGAAGACCTGAACCGGGACGTTCACAACATCGACTTCCACGCGGTGTACGGACCCGGTGGGGGTGCCGTCGACACGACGATCGCTCCCGGCGAAGGCGAAGAAACGATCGAATTCCAGGCGACGTACCCCGGTGCACACATCTACCACTGTGCGCCCGGTAACCACGACCAGCACATCAGTCTCGGCATGTTCGGGACGATCCTGGTCGAACCCGAAGACGGACTCCCCGAAGTCGATCGGGAGTTCTACATCGGCCAGCACGAGCTGTACCTCGAGGGCGAGACCGGACAGGAAGGTCACCACGCCTTCGACTTCGACGAGGCCGCCTCGGAGGACCCGACGTACGTCCTCTTCAACGGCGAGGTCGGCCGGTTCACCGAGGACGGTGCGGCTGGCCCGCTGCACGCCGAGGTCGGCGAGACGGTCCGGGTGTTCTGGTGTAACGGTGGGCCGAACCTGACCAGCGGTCCACACCCGATCGGCAACGTCTGGACCGAGTGGTACCGCGACGGTGACGTCCTCTCCGACCCCGCCCAGTACGTCGAAGGGACGGCACAGGCGGCCGGTACCACGGCCTTCGGGACGATGGACATGGAAGTCCCCGGCCCGATCTTCCTGGTCGACCACGCACTCAGCCGAGTCAACCGGAAGGGGCTGATGGCGACGATCAACGTCGAAGGCGAAGAAGACCCCGACATCTACAACCCCGATCCGTAG
- a CDS encoding DUF3194 domain-containing protein, producing MATDADGDDPSDETVVQTASEAAEGLIFSQYRQSDVRDYDVTAIFEDGVLEVDVYLNAPDEEDGPDPEQVADDAALAAREAVDELFGE from the coding sequence ATGGCGACTGACGCCGATGGCGACGACCCGTCCGACGAGACCGTCGTCCAGACGGCCTCGGAAGCTGCGGAAGGACTGATCTTCTCGCAGTACAGACAGTCCGACGTTCGCGATTACGACGTCACGGCTATCTTCGAGGACGGCGTCCTCGAGGTCGACGTCTACCTGAACGCGCCCGACGAGGAGGACGGTCCCGACCCGGAGCAGGTCGCGGACGACGCCGCACTCGCGGCGCGTGAGGCGGTCGACGAACTGTTCGGGGAGTAA
- the hflX gene encoding GTPase HflX, producing the protein MSRTHNAPKRTVVANRSKATPVETDEIEALVRAAGDEVVAAVTQAGREDAGSYFGRGKVDELANTVADTDAHRIVVDDELTPGQHRTLESSMPDDTAVLDRHRLVLEIFEAGAGSRRAKLQVELAGLRYDLPRLIESADEGMLNEMTEKGSPVYDVRDRIDRLERKLDELPEPAEQFRERRREEGFDLVTLAGYTNAGKSTLLHRIADEMSLSDADSRAESGDASTEKDATAAVRDRLFETLETTTRRATIDGRPLLVTDTVGFVDDLPHDVVESFSATLSEAGAADVVVLVVDASDPESQFRERLDVSFEVLASQGVEDERIVPALNKIDCLSEDARGRRLEIAEERLPAAAADPIPVSVLEWTNLERLRKTVMERLPTDTAELQVPNCDEAMTLVSRAYDRTTVETVDYDGGVTIECRGPPRVLEELRARAEQISDGRAD; encoded by the coding sequence ATGTCACGAACGCATAACGCACCGAAACGAACAGTCGTCGCGAACCGATCGAAGGCCACCCCCGTCGAGACCGACGAGATAGAAGCACTCGTCCGGGCGGCGGGCGACGAGGTCGTCGCCGCCGTAACCCAGGCCGGCCGCGAGGATGCGGGCAGCTACTTCGGCCGCGGAAAAGTCGACGAACTCGCCAATACCGTCGCCGACACCGACGCCCACCGCATCGTCGTCGACGACGAACTCACGCCGGGTCAGCACCGCACCCTCGAGTCGTCGATGCCCGACGATACGGCGGTCCTCGACCGCCACCGACTCGTCCTCGAGATATTCGAGGCGGGCGCAGGCTCGAGGCGCGCGAAGCTACAGGTCGAGCTCGCAGGACTCCGGTACGACCTGCCGCGCCTGATCGAGTCGGCCGACGAGGGGATGCTCAACGAGATGACCGAGAAGGGATCGCCGGTCTACGACGTCCGCGACCGGATCGATCGACTCGAGCGAAAACTCGATGAACTGCCCGAACCGGCGGAGCAGTTCCGGGAACGCCGCCGCGAGGAGGGGTTCGACCTCGTCACACTCGCCGGCTACACGAACGCCGGGAAGTCGACGCTGCTGCACCGGATTGCGGACGAGATGTCGCTTTCTGACGCCGACTCGCGCGCGGAATCAGGCGACGCCAGTACCGAGAAGGACGCCACTGCAGCCGTCAGGGATCGGCTGTTCGAGACCCTCGAGACGACGACCCGCCGGGCAACGATCGACGGCCGACCGCTGCTCGTGACCGATACGGTCGGGTTCGTCGACGACCTGCCACACGACGTCGTCGAGTCGTTCAGCGCGACGCTGTCGGAGGCGGGGGCGGCCGACGTCGTCGTGCTCGTGGTCGACGCGAGCGATCCCGAATCGCAGTTTCGCGAGCGTCTCGACGTCTCGTTCGAGGTGCTCGCGTCCCAGGGCGTCGAGGACGAGCGGATCGTTCCGGCGCTGAACAAGATCGACTGCCTCTCCGAGGACGCTCGAGGGCGTCGACTGGAGATCGCCGAGGAACGACTGCCGGCGGCGGCCGCCGATCCGATTCCGGTGAGCGTGCTCGAGTGGACGAACCTCGAACGCCTTCGGAAGACCGTCATGGAACGGTTACCGACCGATACGGCCGAACTCCAGGTTCCCAACTGTGACGAGGCGATGACGCTCGTCTCGCGGGCGTACGATCGGACGACCGTCGAAACCGTCGACTACGACGGTGGGGTGACGATCGAGTGTCGCGGCCCGCCGCGGGTCCTCGAGGAGTTACGGGCACGAGCCGAGCAAATCTCGGACGGGCGAGCCGATTAG
- a CDS encoding heme o synthase produces MTSTTTRTRFTSLLIATTIATYVLIVLGTAVSTTGSADTCATWPSCSTEWAIGPITSDGLLFWGHRAVALVTGLLLAGAAYTASKIDLDRATRAGLAFACVLFPVQVGVGAALVVRESALVGAAHLLLAMVIFGGLLVALVRTLEIHSESTAGTPASTVDARSIEPAPDDSSDPDPVAATDGGGENASSSGRLAELRKTVGAYVTLTKPKLMWLLCLVALAGMGLATLTGATLEPAVVAATLLGGVLAIGASGTFNHVHERDRDRKMQRTSDRPLVHDRVPVANAICFGVVLTVTSALVMLVWVNLLATLLTLAAIGYYVVLYTVLLKPNTAWNTVLGGGAGALPALIGWVAVTGSVDLPALVLAAVIFLWTPAHFYSLAIAYREDYAKGGFPMFPVVAGDLVARRHIMLYLGATLLAVSLLGWIAGLGWLYALTSIALGTVFLRSVVRQYHDPTKEVALRSFYVSNYYLGAILIAIIVETLLLA; encoded by the coding sequence ATGACATCCACCACTACCCGAACTCGGTTCACGTCCCTCCTGATAGCGACGACGATCGCAACGTACGTCCTCATCGTCCTCGGCACGGCGGTGTCGACCACTGGCAGTGCAGATACCTGTGCGACCTGGCCGAGTTGTTCGACCGAGTGGGCCATCGGACCGATAACCAGCGACGGGCTCCTCTTCTGGGGTCACCGCGCCGTCGCCCTCGTCACCGGACTCCTCCTCGCGGGGGCGGCCTACACCGCCTCGAAAATCGACCTCGATCGAGCGACACGGGCGGGGCTCGCGTTCGCTTGCGTCCTCTTTCCCGTCCAGGTCGGCGTCGGAGCCGCCCTCGTCGTTCGCGAGTCGGCGCTCGTCGGCGCAGCGCACCTCCTGCTCGCGATGGTGATCTTCGGTGGCCTGCTCGTCGCGCTCGTGCGCACGCTCGAGATTCATTCCGAGTCGACGGCCGGAACGCCCGCGAGTACCGTCGACGCGAGATCGATCGAGCCGGCGCCGGACGACTCGTCCGATCCCGACCCGGTCGCGGCCACAGACGGCGGAGGCGAGAACGCGTCCTCGAGCGGCCGACTGGCAGAACTCCGCAAAACCGTCGGTGCCTACGTCACCCTCACCAAACCGAAGCTGATGTGGCTGCTGTGTCTCGTCGCGCTCGCGGGGATGGGACTCGCGACGCTTACCGGGGCGACGCTCGAGCCGGCTGTCGTCGCAGCGACGCTGCTCGGTGGTGTTCTCGCGATCGGTGCCAGCGGGACGTTCAACCACGTCCACGAACGCGACCGCGACCGAAAGATGCAGCGGACGTCCGATCGGCCGCTCGTTCACGATCGCGTTCCGGTGGCGAACGCGATCTGTTTCGGCGTGGTACTCACCGTCACGTCCGCGCTCGTGATGCTCGTCTGGGTGAACCTCCTTGCGACGCTGCTCACGCTCGCGGCAATCGGCTACTACGTCGTCCTCTATACGGTGCTGTTGAAACCCAATACGGCGTGGAACACCGTTCTCGGCGGTGGCGCCGGTGCACTGCCGGCGCTGATCGGCTGGGTCGCGGTCACTGGCAGCGTGGATCTCCCGGCGCTGGTCCTCGCAGCGGTGATCTTCCTGTGGACGCCCGCACACTTCTACAGTCTCGCGATCGCTTACCGTGAGGACTACGCGAAGGGTGGGTTCCCGATGTTCCCCGTCGTCGCGGGCGATCTGGTCGCTCGGCGTCACATCATGCTGTATCTTGGTGCGACGCTTCTGGCCGTGAGCCTGCTTGGATGGATCGCGGGACTCGGCTGGCTCTACGCGTTGACTTCGATCGCGCTCGGGACAGTCTTCCTGCGTTCGGTCGTCCGACAGTACCACGACCCGACGAAGGAAGTCGCCCTTCGCTCGTTTTACGTCTCGAACTACTATCTGGGAGCGATCCTGATCGCGATTATCGTCGAGACGTTGCTACTCGCGTGA
- a CDS encoding prefoldin subunit beta yields the protein MQGNLPPEAQEKIEQLQDLQETAQEVAVQKQETESNLTDAENALDELENIDDSTTMYRQVGELLVETEYDEAEDDLEEKVDSLELRLETLEKQEERVQDQFEDLQEDLEELLGGAGGMGGPAGPGGPGAGGA from the coding sequence ATGCAAGGAAACCTGCCGCCGGAAGCACAGGAAAAGATCGAACAGCTTCAGGACCTCCAGGAGACCGCCCAGGAGGTCGCCGTCCAGAAACAGGAAACTGAATCGAACCTCACCGACGCCGAGAACGCCCTCGACGAACTCGAGAACATCGACGACAGCACGACGATGTACCGGCAGGTCGGCGAGCTTCTCGTCGAAACCGAATACGACGAGGCCGAGGACGACCTCGAAGAGAAGGTCGACTCGCTCGAACTCCGCCTCGAGACCCTCGAGAAACAGGAAGAGCGCGTGCAGGATCAGTTCGAGGACCTGCAGGAAGACCTCGAAGAACTGCTCGGCGGCGCAGGCGGCATGGGCGGCCCCGCAGGTCCGGGCGGGCCGGGCGCTGGCGGCGCGTAA
- a CDS encoding cupredoxin domain-containing protein: protein MTSPIKPPEGNWWDQPVNRRETIWLGLCTGWAFVLFGWMSAFTRVGDQNPIGESYKVESEEYREKVQAYIEEAEETDDGIVPPGDDVYIGAYSFSWDGLPVVLEAGREYNIHLGSYDVQHGFSIRPEETLSQQINLQMLPGYEWIVPMEFEEPGTYRVLCNEFCGNGHETMHGRLIVEEPE, encoded by the coding sequence ATGACGTCACCAATCAAACCGCCGGAAGGAAACTGGTGGGATCAACCCGTCAACAGACGTGAAACGATCTGGCTCGGCCTCTGTACCGGGTGGGCGTTCGTCCTCTTCGGCTGGATGAGCGCGTTCACCCGGGTCGGTGACCAGAACCCGATCGGGGAATCCTACAAGGTCGAAAGCGAGGAGTATCGCGAGAAAGTGCAGGCCTACATCGAGGAGGCCGAAGAGACCGACGACGGAATCGTCCCACCTGGGGACGACGTCTACATCGGCGCGTACTCCTTCAGCTGGGACGGACTCCCGGTCGTGCTCGAGGCCGGCCGCGAGTACAACATCCACCTCGGCTCCTACGACGTCCAGCACGGCTTCTCGATTCGGCCGGAGGAGACGCTGAGCCAGCAGATCAACCTGCAGATGCTCCCGGGCTACGAGTGGATCGTTCCCATGGAGTTCGAGGAGCCGGGGACCTACCGCGTGCTCTGTAACGAGTTCTGTGGAAACGGCCACGAAACGATGCACGGGAGACTGATCGTGGAGGAACCAGAATGA
- a CDS encoding cupredoxin domain-containing protein: MNDLTRRNAIKLGAASGIAAIAGCLSDRFGDTGTSGDGDGTIGNPADEVVVDVVSTPNPAFESRLVHVNPGGTVTWDVKGHRHTVTAYHPDTYGPQRIPDGAEPWGSGTLSGNRDFEWTFEQEGIYDYTDTRTLCATHESLGAVGRVVVGWPDLEGQPATEHDDLELPGRASTVIQEIDNEMRAVLTEE, encoded by the coding sequence ATGAACGACCTCACACGGAGAAACGCGATCAAACTGGGCGCAGCCAGTGGCATCGCTGCAATCGCCGGCTGTCTGTCGGATCGCTTCGGGGATACCGGGACGTCCGGGGACGGAGACGGAACCATCGGCAATCCAGCCGACGAAGTCGTGGTCGACGTCGTCTCGACGCCCAATCCCGCGTTCGAATCACGACTCGTTCACGTCAATCCGGGAGGAACTGTCACGTGGGACGTCAAGGGTCACCGTCACACCGTCACTGCGTATCATCCCGATACGTACGGCCCACAGCGAATCCCCGACGGCGCGGAGCCGTGGGGAAGTGGAACCCTCAGCGGAAACCGCGACTTCGAGTGGACGTTCGAACAGGAGGGGATCTACGACTACACCGACACCCGGACTCTCTGTGCCACCCACGAATCCCTCGGTGCGGTCGGCCGCGTCGTCGTCGGCTGGCCGGACCTCGAGGGACAACCGGCTACCGAACACGACGACCTGGAACTGCCCGGTCGAGCCTCGACGGTCATCCAGGAGATCGACAACGAAATGCGCGCGGTACTGACCGAAGAGTAG
- a CDS encoding LUD domain-containing protein, which yields MTTDTVGRFERSLEDLEVTSEVVPATDAGDRIAAAVEDPAVGTVLPFEGVSLPETVTAEPTSEELENAATGVTPAAFAIAEHGTVAITSSERGDEPISLYPDRHVAVVAESDVVDDLGNGFGRLLEGFSDGQDSVVFATGRSATADMGGLVHGVHGPGEVHVIVLEDR from the coding sequence ATGACGACCGACACAGTCGGCCGGTTCGAACGCTCGCTCGAGGATCTCGAGGTCACGAGCGAGGTCGTGCCGGCCACGGACGCAGGCGATCGTATCGCCGCGGCGGTCGAGGACCCAGCAGTCGGTACCGTTCTGCCGTTCGAGGGCGTTTCGCTGCCCGAGACTGTCACGGCGGAGCCGACATCCGAAGAGCTCGAGAACGCTGCGACCGGCGTGACGCCGGCGGCGTTCGCCATCGCCGAACACGGAACGGTCGCGATCACCTCGAGCGAACGGGGCGACGAACCGATCAGTCTCTACCCGGACCGACACGTCGCGGTCGTCGCCGAGAGCGACGTCGTCGACGACCTCGGGAACGGGTTCGGTCGACTGCTCGAGGGGTTTTCCGACGGGCAGGATAGCGTCGTCTTCGCGACCGGCCGGAGCGCGACCGCGGACATGGGCGGGCTGGTCCACGGCGTCCACGGCCCCGGCGAGGTACACGTGATCGTCCTGGAGGACCGCTGA
- a CDS encoding SCO family protein — protein sequence MNSFDRLGRRTYLAATGSAVVGLTAGCTDLVSDQQYDRVVLEPPENYDALRDSRDRGELPHPIYGDELPDVSAPCTIRDEEIATGDFEGERHSLYTFIFARCHGACPALTSSLRHVQADSADNDYADDVALVHVTFDPEHDTPEVLEEYGHDHGVNYDLNNWYDLRPESEAAAQEYVMDEFGCFYMRNEDFEADDGHGDGHENDHDDDGHDEHDDHDDEPPEPDELDDESEMEMAFQHESMIVLANADGYVERTYTGDGLPSYSDLIDDVRTVAEEW from the coding sequence ATGAACTCCTTCGATCGACTCGGCCGACGGACGTATCTGGCTGCGACCGGGTCGGCAGTGGTGGGACTCACTGCCGGCTGTACGGACCTGGTATCGGACCAGCAGTACGACCGGGTCGTCCTTGAGCCACCCGAAAACTACGACGCCCTTCGCGACTCGCGGGACCGCGGTGAGCTTCCGCACCCGATATACGGCGACGAACTGCCGGACGTGAGCGCGCCGTGTACGATCCGCGACGAGGAGATCGCGACGGGCGATTTCGAGGGTGAACGCCACTCGCTATACACGTTCATCTTCGCACGCTGTCACGGCGCGTGTCCGGCGCTGACGTCGTCGCTCAGACACGTGCAGGCTGATTCCGCCGACAACGACTACGCCGACGACGTCGCGCTGGTACACGTCACCTTCGACCCCGAACACGACACGCCAGAGGTGCTCGAGGAGTACGGCCACGACCACGGCGTGAACTACGACCTGAACAACTGGTACGACCTCCGACCGGAGAGCGAAGCGGCGGCCCAGGAGTACGTCATGGACGAGTTCGGGTGCTTCTACATGCGAAACGAGGATTTCGAAGCGGACGACGGCCACGGCGACGGCCACGAGAACGATCACGACGACGACGGCCACGATGAACACGACGACCACGACGACGAACCACCCGAACCCGACGAACTCGACGACGAGAGCGAGATGGAGATGGCGTTCCAGCACGAGTCGATGATCGTCCTGGCCAACGCCGACGGCTACGTCGAACGCACCTACACCGGTGACGGACTCCCATCGTACAGTGACCTCATAGACGACGTTCGAACGGTCGCCGAGGAGTGGTAA
- a CDS encoding LUD domain-containing protein, with the protein MASEPSRTETAERLRHLLETEGESIRPRASQKNARREGVYEEFEELEELRTEARVIKEDAIDRLPELIETVREAVEENGGTVYVADDAADANAYIADVVDNRSDDDADRPSVVKSKSMTTEEIDLNDALERRGIDAYETDLGEWVIQVADDSPSHIVGPAMHLGRDQIAELLSEEFDPDAEFETAEDLTRFARDYLGERIREADVGVTGANFVAAESGTITLITNEGNARKCAVTPDTHVAVAGIEKLIPSMDDLEPFVNLIAKSATGQPISQYVTMLSPPTDSPTIEFDGSAAEEPITDGESDREFHLVLLDNGRTAMREDDQLRETLYCIRCGACSNSCVNFQSVGGHGFGGETYSGGIATGWEAGVHGQDSAAEFNDLCTGCTRCVNACPVKIDIPWINTAVRDRVNRGKDPEAYDFLVDGLTPDEESGGLPLDKRFFGNIGTVAKLASATAPLSNWIASADPVRALLERTIGIDRRRDLPAFQRRSLVDWFEARGGVDASRRRARTSAVAFEREAVLYPDIYTNYVDVDRGKAAVRTLEALGVPVSVPSLPESGRAALSQGMIATADRQASKVYAELAEDVDAGRDVVVVEPSDLAAFKREYERLLPEASFERLSSNSYEICEYVYGLLENGADADALSTGDGDEPIGYHSHCQQRTLDLEAPTVAVLEQCGYAPETTIGECCGMAGSFGYKRDYYDVSMDAGKHLAEELEDSDRVVASGTSCSDQLETLLERPVPHPIELLAPDS; encoded by the coding sequence ATGGCGAGCGAACCGTCCCGCACCGAGACCGCCGAACGGCTGCGTCACCTGCTCGAGACCGAGGGCGAGTCCATTCGGCCGCGCGCGAGCCAGAAGAACGCCCGCAGGGAGGGCGTCTACGAGGAGTTCGAGGAACTCGAGGAGCTACGAACCGAGGCGAGAGTGATCAAGGAGGACGCGATCGATCGCCTCCCCGAACTGATCGAGACGGTCCGCGAGGCCGTCGAGGAAAACGGCGGCACGGTCTACGTCGCGGACGACGCTGCGGACGCGAACGCGTACATCGCCGACGTCGTTGACAACCGGTCAGACGACGACGCCGACCGGCCGTCGGTCGTCAAGTCGAAGTCGATGACCACCGAGGAGATCGATCTCAACGACGCCCTCGAGCGGCGGGGTATCGACGCCTACGAGACGGATCTCGGGGAGTGGGTGATTCAGGTCGCCGACGACTCGCCCTCGCACATCGTCGGTCCCGCGATGCACCTCGGCCGGGATCAGATCGCCGAACTGCTTAGCGAGGAGTTCGACCCCGACGCCGAGTTCGAGACCGCCGAGGATCTCACCAGATTCGCCCGTGACTACCTCGGCGAGCGCATCCGCGAGGCCGACGTCGGAGTCACCGGCGCGAACTTCGTCGCCGCCGAGAGCGGGACGATCACGCTGATCACGAACGAGGGAAACGCCCGAAAGTGTGCGGTCACGCCCGACACCCACGTCGCCGTCGCCGGGATCGAGAAACTGATTCCCTCGATGGACGACCTCGAGCCGTTCGTGAACCTGATCGCCAAGAGCGCGACGGGACAGCCGATCTCCCAGTACGTGACGATGCTCTCGCCGCCGACCGACTCGCCGACGATCGAGTTCGACGGCTCCGCGGCCGAGGAGCCGATCACGGACGGCGAGTCGGACCGCGAGTTCCACCTCGTCTTGCTCGACAACGGTCGGACGGCGATGCGCGAGGACGACCAGCTCCGGGAGACGCTGTACTGCATCCGCTGTGGTGCCTGCTCGAACTCCTGTGTGAACTTCCAGTCGGTCGGGGGCCACGGCTTCGGCGGCGAGACGTATTCGGGCGGCATCGCGACCGGCTGGGAGGCCGGCGTCCACGGCCAGGACTCCGCGGCCGAGTTCAACGACCTCTGTACGGGATGTACGCGCTGCGTGAACGCCTGCCCGGTCAAGATCGACATCCCGTGGATCAACACCGCCGTCCGCGACCGGGTCAACCGCGGCAAAGATCCCGAGGCCTACGACTTCCTCGTCGACGGGCTCACACCCGACGAAGAGTCGGGCGGACTCCCCCTCGACAAGCGCTTCTTCGGGAACATCGGCACGGTCGCGAAACTCGCGAGCGCGACCGCACCGCTCTCGAACTGGATCGCCAGCGCCGACCCCGTCCGGGCGCTGCTCGAACGAACCATCGGGATCGACCGCCGTCGCGACCTGCCGGCGTTCCAGCGTCGATCGCTCGTCGACTGGTTCGAGGCCCGCGGCGGCGTCGATGCCTCTCGACGGCGCGCTCGAACGTCGGCTGTCGCGTTCGAGCGCGAGGCCGTTCTCTACCCCGACATCTACACGAACTACGTCGACGTCGACCGTGGTAAGGCGGCCGTCCGGACGCTCGAGGCACTCGGCGTTCCAGTCTCGGTCCCGTCCCTCCCGGAAAGCGGCCGCGCCGCGCTCTCGCAGGGGATGATCGCGACCGCGGATCGTCAGGCCAGTAAGGTCTACGCCGAACTCGCCGAGGACGTCGACGCCGGTCGCGACGTGGTCGTCGTCGAACCCTCTGATTTGGCGGCCTTCAAACGAGAGTACGAACGGCTGCTCCCCGAGGCGTCGTTCGAACGCCTCAGTTCGAACAGCTACGAGATCTGCGAGTACGTCTACGGTCTCCTCGAGAACGGCGCCGACGCCGACGCGCTCTCGACCGGCGACGGTGACGAACCGATCGGCTACCACTCCCACTGCCAGCAGCGCACGCTCGACCTGGAAGCACCGACGGTAGCGGTGCTCGAGCAGTGTGGCTACGCCCCCGAAACCACGATCGGCGAGTGCTGTGGCATGGCCGGATCGTTCGGCTACAAACGCGACTACTACGACGTCAGTATGGACGCCGGGAAACACCTGGCTGAAGAACTCGAGGACAGCGACCGGGTCGTCGCCTCCGGTACGTCCTGTAGCGACCAGCTCGAGACGCTTCTCGAGCGGCCGGTTCCGCATCCGATCGAGTTGCTGGCGCCGGACAGCTAA
- a CDS encoding redoxin family protein, whose amino-acid sequence MRRREVLVGAAAAAVAGAGAAVTLGDWDPLEDGDGVPEFELEGIDAPGSNAGTVVVPERGTVTFLEVFTTPCGVCSDMMAPLGEVYDDVGDEVQFVSVTNEPLGRTTTADDVADWWADHDGRWQVAHDDDLEFTRELDATGTPYSLVLNEENAVIWSDRGFKTADELREQIETALGSE is encoded by the coding sequence ATGCGTCGCAGAGAGGTACTGGTCGGTGCGGCCGCAGCAGCCGTTGCAGGCGCCGGTGCAGCCGTAACGCTCGGCGACTGGGATCCTCTCGAGGACGGCGACGGCGTTCCGGAGTTCGAACTCGAGGGGATCGATGCACCAGGAAGCAACGCGGGAACGGTCGTCGTCCCGGAGCGAGGGACGGTGACGTTCCTCGAGGTGTTCACGACCCCGTGTGGCGTCTGTTCGGACATGATGGCGCCGCTGGGGGAGGTGTACGACGACGTCGGCGACGAGGTGCAGTTCGTCTCGGTGACGAACGAACCGCTCGGTCGGACGACGACCGCCGACGACGTCGCCGACTGGTGGGCAGACCACGACGGCCGCTGGCAGGTCGCCCACGACGACGACCTCGAGTTTACCAGGGAACTCGATGCGACGGGAACGCCGTACAGCCTCGTGTTAAACGAGGAAAACGCCGTCATCTGGTCGGACAGGGGATTCAAGACCGCAGACGAACTTCGCGAACAGATCGAAACCGCTCTCGGAAGTGAGTGA
- a CDS encoding cytochrome c biogenesis protein CcdA, translating into MVLFALGSGVATFFAPCSYALLPGYVGYYVAATGQERAPLGGAAVRGGAAAIGALAVFVVLSVLAVVAGEVLERTLPVLEVGVGVALVVLGAWILYAGSGAVHVMLPERRATVSGFTVFGGMYALAATACVLPLFLAVAFQSLTLSTTETALVLGSYAGGFAVLMLSVTVAIAVGHNLGAGRIAPRSDWLIKLAGGVIVLAGFGQLYVAL; encoded by the coding sequence ATGGTCCTGTTCGCACTCGGGTCGGGAGTGGCAACCTTCTTCGCGCCGTGTTCGTACGCGTTGCTTCCCGGCTACGTCGGCTACTACGTCGCGGCGACCGGTCAGGAACGGGCACCGCTGGGTGGTGCTGCCGTTCGTGGTGGTGCCGCTGCTATCGGCGCACTCGCCGTCTTCGTGGTACTTTCGGTACTTGCGGTCGTCGCGGGCGAGGTACTCGAGCGAACGCTTCCGGTTCTCGAGGTCGGCGTCGGCGTCGCACTCGTCGTCCTCGGTGCGTGGATCCTGTACGCCGGCAGCGGTGCGGTACACGTAATGTTGCCCGAACGTCGAGCGACGGTCTCTGGCTTCACGGTCTTCGGCGGGATGTACGCGCTCGCGGCGACTGCCTGCGTGTTGCCGCTGTTCCTGGCGGTCGCGTTCCAGTCGCTGACGCTCTCGACGACGGAGACGGCGCTGGTACTTGGTTCGTACGCCGGCGGGTTCGCGGTGCTCATGCTGTCGGTTACGGTTGCGATCGCGGTCGGACACAACCTGGGCGCTGGTCGCATCGCCCCTCGGTCGGACTGGCTGATCAAGCTCGCAGGTGGCGTGATCGTGCTCGCCGGATTCGGGCAACTCTACGTGGCGCTCTGA